One Faecalispora anaeroviscerum genomic window carries:
- a CDS encoding DUF975 family protein yields MWSREIIKSNAKAAIRGGKYWTAFLVSAIIMVVPSLLEWVTGYGEVNDKWAAGMQSGVHEIETSVFMGYNLGFVLLNIFILLPLIVGVYGFFVRNRFDAGKLSDVTLGFRNGYGNVVLTSFVTNLFIGLWALLLIIPGIYKTLQYVMVPFLLSDNPRLSGRRVRQISRLMTDGEKGAILVLSLSFIGWFLIPIALSMLLEMARASDLIQDIVITLGFALVMPYYYATIAELYIYLRDRAIQTGMVQPGELNLAG; encoded by the coding sequence ATGTGGAGCAGAGAGATTATCAAGAGCAATGCAAAGGCGGCAATTAGAGGCGGAAAGTATTGGACGGCATTTCTGGTTTCTGCCATTATTATGGTTGTACCCTCGTTACTTGAATGGGTCACCGGTTACGGTGAGGTTAACGACAAATGGGCAGCAGGCATGCAAAGTGGTGTGCATGAAATTGAAACAAGCGTATTCATGGGGTATAATCTGGGGTTTGTGCTGCTGAATATTTTTATTCTTCTGCCGTTGATCGTGGGAGTGTATGGCTTTTTTGTGCGCAACCGGTTTGATGCAGGGAAGCTTTCCGACGTTACTCTGGGGTTCCGCAACGGGTATGGCAATGTGGTTCTCACCAGCTTCGTAACGAACCTGTTTATCGGGTTATGGGCACTGCTGCTGATTATTCCCGGTATCTACAAGACGTTGCAGTACGTCATGGTTCCGTTTTTGCTGTCGGATAATCCCCGGCTTTCGGGCCGGAGGGTGCGGCAGATCAGCCGCCTGATGACCGATGGGGAGAAGGGTGCGATCCTCGTGCTGTCTCTTTCTTTTATCGGGTGGTTTTTGATCCCGATCGCTTTGTCAATGCTTCTCGAGATGGCGAGAGCGTCCGACTTGATACAGGATATTGTGATCACACTGGGGTTTGCGCTGGTTATGCCGTATTATTATGCAACAATTGCCGAACTGTATATTTACCTGCGCGACCGTGCAATTCAAACCGGTATGGTGCAGCCCGGGGAACTGAACCTGGCGGGCTGA
- the ychF gene encoding redox-regulated ATPase YchF: MKLGIVGLPNVGKSTLFNAITNAGAQSANYPFCTIEPNVGIVAVPDKRLDRLAEMYHPEKYTPATIEFVDIAGLVRGASKGEGLGNQFLANIREVDAIVHVVRCFEDDDIIHVDGNVDPARDVETINLELILSDMEVLDRRLDKTRKMLKADKKYQTECEFFERVRAELDAGNTARSVECTEEEAELLATVSLLTNKPVIYAANMSDADFKGGVENNPYFAVVEKLAEQESAGVLPICAEVEAEISGMEPEEKQMFLEDMGLSESGLDRLIRECYTLLGLISYLTAGPQEVRAWTIQNGTKAPQAAGKIHTDFERGFIRAEIVAYNDLMACGTMAAAKEKGLVRSEGKEYVMKDGDVVLFRFNV, encoded by the coding sequence ATGAAGCTGGGAATCGTCGGGCTGCCCAACGTTGGAAAGAGTACGCTGTTCAATGCCATTACCAACGCCGGAGCGCAGTCCGCCAACTATCCTTTTTGCACCATAGAGCCAAACGTCGGCATAGTAGCCGTGCCGGACAAGCGTCTGGATCGTTTGGCCGAGATGTACCACCCGGAGAAATACACCCCCGCCACGATTGAATTTGTGGATATTGCGGGTCTGGTGCGCGGCGCCTCCAAGGGAGAGGGCCTGGGCAACCAGTTTTTGGCGAATATTCGCGAAGTGGACGCGATCGTTCATGTGGTACGCTGCTTTGAGGACGACGACATTATTCATGTAGACGGCAACGTAGACCCCGCACGCGATGTAGAAACGATTAATCTGGAGCTGATTCTCTCCGATATGGAGGTACTTGACCGCCGCTTAGACAAGACCCGCAAGATGCTCAAGGCGGACAAGAAATACCAGACCGAATGCGAGTTCTTTGAGCGCGTGCGCGCCGAGCTGGATGCGGGCAACACCGCGCGCAGTGTGGAATGCACGGAGGAAGAGGCCGAGCTTTTGGCCACGGTTTCTCTGCTGACAAACAAGCCGGTGATCTACGCGGCTAACATGAGCGACGCCGATTTTAAAGGCGGCGTAGAAAACAACCCCTATTTCGCCGTGGTAGAAAAGCTGGCGGAACAGGAAAGCGCGGGCGTTCTGCCGATCTGCGCGGAGGTAGAGGCGGAAATTTCCGGCATGGAGCCGGAAGAAAAGCAGATGTTCCTGGAGGACATGGGCCTTTCGGAATCGGGTCTTGACCGCCTGATTCGCGAGTGCTATACCCTTTTGGGTCTGATTTCGTACCTGACCGCCGGCCCGCAGGAGGTGCGCGCCTGGACGATTCAGAACGGGACAAAGGCCCCTCAGGCCGCCGGTAAAATCCACACCGATTTTGAGCGCGGCTTCATTCGCGCGGAAATCGTCGCCTACAACGATTTAATGGCCTGCGGCACCATGGCAGCCGCCAAGGAAAAGGGTCTTGTTCGTTCCGAGGGCAAGGAATATGTGATGAAGGACGGCGACGTAGTGCTGTTCCGCTTTAACGTATAA
- a CDS encoding heparan-alpha-glucosaminide N-acetyltransferase, whose amino-acid sequence MSESTPAPAAATRPRLHLMDELRGFAVFCMVFYHAFYTFAFLYEIRWMMVLFRFFTPAEPFFAALFIFISGISSLLSRSNLRRGLKLFAVALAVTLVTALVTPEYAIWFGILHFLAVCMILYGLLGRYQKKIPFSWLLVLLCIFLYFFTRPIPSGYLGLGPVSVFPLPDAVYHVKWLFPLGFYDSSFTSSDYFPLLPWGFVFLAGTIVGKPVAEGLAPKWMYRRRVPFFSQMGRWALVIYIAHQPVIYAFAWVLEQLGLIG is encoded by the coding sequence TTGAGCGAAAGCACACCGGCCCCGGCTGCGGCCACGCGCCCCCGGCTTCACCTGATGGACGAGCTTCGTGGCTTTGCAGTGTTCTGCATGGTATTTTACCACGCGTTTTACACCTTTGCCTTTTTGTATGAGATTCGCTGGATGATGGTGCTGTTCCGCTTTTTCACCCCGGCGGAGCCATTTTTTGCAGCGCTGTTCATTTTTATTTCGGGCATTTCCTCGCTGCTTTCGCGCTCGAATCTTCGGCGGGGACTCAAGCTGTTTGCGGTCGCGCTGGCGGTCACGCTCGTCACCGCACTCGTCACGCCCGAGTATGCCATCTGGTTCGGCATTCTGCATTTTCTTGCGGTCTGCATGATCTTATACGGTCTGCTGGGGCGGTACCAGAAAAAAATCCCCTTTTCTTGGCTGCTGGTACTGTTGTGCATCTTCCTTTATTTCTTTACCCGGCCGATTCCTTCGGGCTATTTGGGCTTAGGCCCGGTTTCCGTATTTCCTCTGCCGGATGCGGTCTACCACGTAAAATGGCTGTTCCCGCTGGGGTTCTATGATTCTTCGTTTACGTCGTCGGATTATTTTCCGCTTTTGCCATGGGGGTTTGTTTTTCTTGCAGGCACCATCGTGGGGAAGCCGGTAGCCGAGGGATTGGCCCCCAAATGGATGTACCGCCGGCGCGTTCCGTTTTTCTCACAGATGGGTCGCTGGGCATTGGTGATATACATTGCGCACCAGCCGGTCATCTACGCCTTTGCGTGGGTGCTGGAGCAACTGGGTCTGATTGGCTGA
- a CDS encoding thioesterase family protein translates to MSELKIGQTISQDYTVTSADLASKLGSGSVDVLATPRLVALMEGVCARMLRDSLPEEITSVGSEVHIKHLAPTVEGVTIHIAATLVESDGRKFTFDVQASDNVGLISTCTHVRASVKRENYLKRVAERAKQ, encoded by the coding sequence ATGAGTGAACTGAAAATTGGACAAACCATTTCTCAGGATTATACGGTTACCTCCGCAGACCTGGCCTCGAAGCTCGGCAGCGGCAGTGTAGACGTGCTTGCCACGCCCCGGCTGGTTGCGCTGATGGAGGGCGTTTGCGCCCGGATGCTGAGAGACTCTCTTCCAGAAGAAATCACCTCGGTTGGCTCCGAAGTGCATATTAAGCATCTGGCACCCACGGTGGAGGGTGTTACCATTCACATTGCGGCAACGCTGGTTGAAAGCGACGGCCGTAAATTTACCTTTGACGTGCAGGCGTCGGACAACGTGGGCCTGATTTCTACCTGCACGCATGTGCGCGCCAGTGTGAAGCGTGAGAATTATCTGAAAAGAGTGGCGGAGCGTGCCAAGCAATAA
- a CDS encoding HAD hydrolase-like protein, which translates to MKTVYPIVLFDLDGTLTESGPGILSCVKQTLQRLDLPEPPPELLRTFIGPPLFQSFSQTCGLPDDVSDRAVALYRSLYETEGIYKNSVYPHTRELLSALRQAGAKICIATSKPLPQANRVVEIFKLAPLVDFVTGPAGSEERASSKAELIIAGLERFSMKPQNAVMIGDTKFDAEGARLAGTDFIGMLHGYGTREEMQEKFLGARFAADFTELERLLLTN; encoded by the coding sequence ATGAAAACTGTTTACCCCATCGTTTTATTTGATCTGGACGGTACCCTGACCGAGTCCGGCCCGGGAATCCTCAGCTGCGTAAAGCAGACGCTGCAGCGCTTAGACCTGCCGGAGCCGCCGCCTGAGCTGCTGCGCACCTTTATCGGTCCGCCGCTGTTCCAAAGCTTTTCACAGACCTGTGGCCTGCCGGACGATGTGAGCGACCGGGCGGTTGCGCTGTACCGCAGCCTTTACGAAACCGAGGGCATTTACAAAAATTCGGTGTACCCGCACACGCGGGAGCTGCTTTCCGCTCTGCGGCAGGCGGGCGCAAAGATTTGCATTGCCACCTCGAAGCCTCTGCCGCAGGCGAACCGCGTGGTAGAGATTTTTAAGCTGGCCCCGCTCGTGGATTTTGTTACGGGCCCCGCCGGCAGTGAAGAGCGTGCCAGCTCGAAGGCAGAGCTGATTATCGCCGGCCTTGAGCGGTTTTCGATGAAGCCGCAAAACGCGGTGATGATCGGTGACACCAAGTTTGACGCCGAGGGCGCACGCCTGGCGGGCACGGATTTTATCGGGATGCTGCACGGCTACGGTACCCGCGAGGAGATGCAGGAGAAGTTCCTTGGCGCGCGGTTTGCCGCGGATTTTACCGAGCTGGAGCGTTTGCTCTTGACAAACTGA
- the thiT gene encoding energy-coupled thiamine transporter ThiT — protein sequence MKKNNTVILVECALMIALSTVLSMIKVFELPQGGSITLASMAPLVLVSYRHGVKWGLGTAFVHSLLQILLQFNAPPAKTLTAFVLVVLLDYVLAYTVLGSAAFWGKPIRSRSASIAFGAAVAVFLRFLCSFMSGILIWGEYAPEGTPVWLYSLVYNGSYMLPELVITSVVTVALVKVLDRTGRQGSAHAA from the coding sequence ATGAAAAAAAACAATACCGTCATTTTGGTGGAGTGCGCGCTGATGATCGCCCTTTCCACCGTTTTGAGCATGATCAAGGTGTTCGAGCTGCCACAGGGCGGATCGATCACTCTGGCCAGCATGGCGCCCTTGGTGCTGGTTTCGTACCGCCACGGGGTGAAATGGGGCCTTGGCACGGCGTTTGTTCACAGCCTGCTGCAAATACTGCTGCAGTTCAATGCTCCGCCTGCAAAAACGCTTACCGCGTTTGTCTTGGTGGTGCTGCTCGATTATGTGCTGGCCTATACCGTGCTGGGCAGTGCGGCATTCTGGGGCAAACCGATCCGCAGCCGTTCCGCCAGTATTGCGTTTGGCGCGGCAGTTGCCGTGTTCCTGCGTTTTCTTTGCAGCTTTATGTCCGGCATCCTCATCTGGGGAGAGTATGCGCCCGAAGGAACTCCGGTGTGGCTGTATTCCCTGGTATATAACGGCAGCTATATGCTGCCCGAGCTGGTGATCACCTCGGTTGTTACCGTAGCGCTGGTCAAGGTGCTTGACCGCACCGGCCGCCAAGGCTCCGCGCACGCGGCATAA
- a CDS encoding prolyl-tRNA synthetase associated domain-containing protein gives MLDKKDTYDLLDKHQLIYEAYEHPAVYTIEELDALNIPHSEQIAKNLFLRDDKKRNYYLVTVPGHKTVNLKSLSERISSRKLSFASEESLGELLMLERGHVTPLGVLNNTQKNVIVVFDKSLQNQRIGIHPMENTATIFIAFEDVKKLIEDHGNTIVMCDFD, from the coding sequence ATGCTGGATAAAAAAGACACATATGATCTCTTGGATAAGCATCAGCTTATTTATGAAGCCTATGAGCATCCCGCCGTTTACACCATTGAGGAGCTGGACGCTCTGAATATTCCACACAGCGAACAGATTGCAAAAAATCTCTTCCTGCGCGACGATAAAAAAAGAAATTATTATTTGGTTACCGTGCCGGGGCATAAAACAGTAAACTTAAAAAGCCTGAGCGAAAGGATTTCCAGCCGCAAGCTAAGCTTTGCCAGCGAGGAGTCACTCGGAGAATTGTTGATGCTGGAAAGAGGGCATGTGACTCCGCTTGGAGTTCTGAATAACACGCAGAAAAATGTAATTGTGGTATTCGATAAAAGCTTGCAGAACCAGCGAATCGGAATCCACCCCATGGAAAACACCGCGACAATTTTTATCGCTTTTGAAGATGTTAAAAAACTGATAGAAGACCATGGAAATACCATTGTGATGTGCGACTTCGATTAG
- a CDS encoding SDR family NAD(P)-dependent oxidoreductase, translating to MKNYFDLTGKIALVTGGSSGLGVQFAKALANQGADIALCARRMDRLEKVKAEIEAIGSKCYVHECDVTKPDQIAVTVKDTVEHYGKLDILVNNAGLAIFDAATDISNEQWLKMMDTNLNQVYFFSREAAKYMIPAHYGRIINVGSIHSTVSMTGFHLSAYGTTKGGVLMLTKSLANEWAKTGITVNAIGPAYFSSEMTSAALSNDSAIELIKTYCPMGRIGQPGELDSAIIYFASESSSYTTGQLLQVDGGWTTI from the coding sequence ATGAAAAACTATTTTGATTTAACTGGCAAAATTGCGTTGGTTACAGGAGGCTCTTCAGGCCTGGGTGTGCAATTTGCAAAAGCTTTGGCAAACCAAGGCGCGGATATTGCTCTTTGCGCTCGGCGCATGGACCGCCTGGAAAAGGTCAAAGCGGAAATTGAAGCAATCGGCTCTAAATGCTATGTTCACGAATGCGATGTAACGAAACCGGACCAAATTGCTGTTACCGTAAAAGATACGGTTGAACATTACGGCAAATTGGATATTCTGGTCAACAATGCAGGTCTTGCCATTTTTGACGCTGCAACAGATATTTCTAATGAACAATGGCTAAAAATGATGGATACCAATTTAAACCAAGTCTATTTCTTCTCACGGGAAGCGGCGAAGTATATGATTCCGGCACATTATGGCCGAATTATCAACGTAGGTTCCATCCATTCCACTGTTTCAATGACCGGATTTCATCTGTCGGCATATGGCACTACAAAAGGCGGCGTCTTAATGCTGACAAAATCTCTGGCAAACGAGTGGGCAAAGACCGGTATTACAGTCAATGCAATCGGTCCTGCTTATTTTTCGAGCGAAATGACTAGTGCCGCTCTTTCAAATGACAGTGCAATTGAACTGATCAAGACATATTGCCCCATGGGAAGAATTGGTCAGCCTGGTGAATTAGATAGTGCAATCATCTATTTTGCTTCTGAATCTTCCAGCTATACGACAGGTCAACTCTTACAAGTGGATGGTGGTTGGACGACTATCTAA
- a CDS encoding HD-GYP domain-containing protein produces the protein MQFPKSSRSARCTGALYQVITGTPGGNKRFCCHRELREKASLLEQAMDDTLLVMARMVEQKDPYTAGHQLRVSCLASDIALEMGWAPERCDLLRRAAMIHDIGKIGIPGDLLTKPAVLTPLEMALIRTHAETGYQMIKDISFFTPLAEIIRQHHERMDGSGYPCGLKGEEILPEARVLAVADVFEAMTSHRPYRPAPGTEAALAELSRHSLYDAAPADALGILIWEKDYRILTGRMGD, from the coding sequence ATGCAATTTCCAAAATCTTCACGTTCGGCCCGGTGCACCGGTGCCCTGTATCAGGTGATCACCGGCACGCCCGGCGGAAACAAGCGCTTTTGCTGCCATCGGGAGCTGCGCGAAAAGGCCAGCCTGCTGGAGCAGGCCATGGACGACACCCTGCTTGTCATGGCGCGCATGGTGGAGCAGAAGGACCCCTACACCGCCGGGCACCAGCTGCGGGTGAGCTGCCTGGCCAGCGATATTGCGCTGGAAATGGGCTGGGCTCCCGAGCGGTGCGATCTATTGCGCCGCGCCGCAATGATTCACGACATTGGTAAGATAGGCATTCCCGGCGATCTGTTAACGAAGCCCGCAGTCCTTACTCCGCTGGAAATGGCGCTGATCCGCACTCACGCGGAAACCGGCTACCAGATGATTAAGGACATTTCTTTTTTCACCCCGTTGGCGGAGATTATCCGTCAGCACCACGAGCGCATGGACGGCTCCGGTTACCCGTGTGGACTGAAGGGGGAGGAAATCCTGCCGGAGGCACGAGTTCTGGCGGTGGCGGATGTGTTTGAGGCCATGACCTCGCACCGGCCTTACCGCCCTGCACCCGGCACGGAGGCGGCTTTGGCAGAGCTTTCACGCCACTCGCTCTACGATGCCGCACCGGCGGATGCCCTGGGCATCCTGATCTGGGAAAAGGATTACCGGATTCTTACGGGACGCATGGGCGATTGA
- a CDS encoding aminotransferase class I/II-fold pyridoxal phosphate-dependent enzyme, whose amino-acid sequence MTDTPLYTALLEHQQKNRSSFHTPGHKNAPGALPRDLLSLDFTELPDTDSLFEADGAILAAEQRAAQLFGARRTLFSAGGCTLCLQAMLYLAAPRGGTILFDRVLHRSVVHTMALLDITPVWILPRPSAGRGLPGRVDSRDVLSALREHPDAKAVFLTSPDYYGVLADIPAVSAVCRERGIPLLVDNAHGTHLAFLKENRHPLYLGASATACSAHKTLPVLTGGAWLNLAEPSFAPDAKRAMALFGSTSPSYPIMASLDLARAWLEENGRAAFAALEERAAAVRELAARLGFPAPEGECDPVRLTLRTAEAGILGTDAAELLRGHGVEPEYADSAQLVLIATPFNSETDFQRLEEAIRALNPGKTKPETKPALPALPPALLTPRQALLSPAEEVPLARSVGRIAAETSCPCPPGVPVVMPGEKITDEIAEFLRGYGIFSLKVVK is encoded by the coding sequence ATGACAGACACGCCGCTTTATACTGCGCTTTTGGAGCACCAACAGAAAAACCGTTCTTCTTTTCATACGCCGGGGCATAAAAATGCGCCGGGCGCTTTGCCGAGGGATTTACTTTCGCTCGATTTTACCGAGCTGCCGGATACCGACAGCCTTTTTGAGGCTGACGGTGCGATCCTTGCGGCAGAACAACGGGCGGCACAGTTGTTTGGGGCAAGGCGCACGCTGTTTTCCGCAGGGGGCTGCACGCTCTGCCTTCAGGCGATGCTGTATTTAGCCGCACCCCGAGGCGGTACGATTCTATTTGACCGCGTGCTGCACCGCAGCGTGGTTCATACCATGGCTTTGCTCGACATTACGCCGGTCTGGATTCTTCCGCGCCCCTCAGCGGGGAGAGGCCTGCCCGGCCGGGTCGACAGCCGAGATGTTCTGTCTGCCCTGCGCGAGCACCCCGACGCGAAGGCGGTGTTCCTTACCAGCCCCGATTATTACGGGGTACTGGCGGACATCCCAGCCGTTTCTGCTGTCTGCCGAGAGAGAGGGATTCCCCTTTTGGTGGACAACGCCCACGGCACGCACCTGGCTTTTCTAAAAGAGAACCGGCATCCTCTGTATTTGGGAGCCTCCGCCACGGCCTGCTCGGCGCACAAAACACTACCGGTGCTGACCGGCGGTGCGTGGCTCAATCTCGCCGAGCCGTCTTTTGCTCCGGATGCCAAAAGGGCGATGGCACTGTTCGGCTCCACAAGCCCGTCGTACCCGATTATGGCGTCGCTCGATCTGGCGCGTGCCTGGCTCGAAGAAAACGGACGCGCCGCGTTTGCCGCTCTGGAGGAGCGGGCTGCGGCGGTGCGGGAGCTGGCGGCCCGGCTGGGATTTCCCGCTCCGGAGGGAGAATGTGATCCGGTTCGTTTGACTCTGCGTACCGCCGAGGCGGGAATCTTGGGGACGGACGCCGCCGAGCTTCTGCGAGGGCATGGCGTAGAGCCGGAATACGCCGATTCTGCCCAGCTGGTGCTGATTGCCACGCCGTTTAACAGTGAAACGGATTTTCAGCGGCTGGAAGAGGCAATTCGAGCGCTGAACCCCGGTAAAACGAAACCAGAAACGAAGCCCGCTTTGCCCGCTTTGCCGCCTGCTTTGCTGACGCCCCGGCAGGCGCTGCTTTCCCCGGCCGAAGAGGTTCCGCTCGCGCGGTCCGTCGGCAGAATCGCAGCTGAAACCAGCTGCCCATGCCCACCCGGCGTGCCGGTGGTGATGCCCGGTGAAAAAATAACCGACGAAATTGCCGAGTTTTTACGTGGGTATGGCATTTTTTCATTAAAAGTGGTAAAATAA
- a CDS encoding cyclic-di-AMP receptor, which yields MKLILAIVSSDDSATVQAALTKKHFPITKLATTGGFLKAGNTTFIAGVEDDKVEEVISEIAAHSSRRTQIVPSASAMDMGLYASFPVEVTVGGSTIFVMNVERYEKV from the coding sequence ATGAAACTGATCCTTGCCATTGTCAGCAGTGACGACAGTGCCACGGTACAGGCCGCATTGACGAAAAAGCATTTCCCGATCACGAAGCTGGCGACGACCGGCGGATTTTTAAAGGCCGGGAACACCACGTTTATCGCCGGTGTGGAGGACGATAAAGTAGAAGAAGTCATTTCGGAAATTGCCGCGCACAGCAGCCGCCGAACCCAGATCGTGCCCAGCGCTTCCGCCATGGATATGGGGCTTTACGCTTCTTTCCCCGTGGAGGTCACGGTTGGAGGGTCGACGATATTTGTGATGAATGTTGAGCGGTATGAAAAAGTATGA
- a CDS encoding DNA polymerase III subunit, with translation MIFEGFFGNDSLRQQLSLALEQDRLPHAVILEGPPGSGKRTLAGILARACVCTAQGERPCGVCPACVKAKAGSHPDIIVESGSGAARSFHVDAVRRVRSDAYIKPNEASRKVYCLFEAQTMSEQAQNALLKILEEPPEGILFLLTCPSASALLPTIRSRSLILTLEPREQAGEHPEVQALAAQILRELPLPDESAVLKTCAPLIQNRELLRLVLDRLTVLFRDAAVLRAGGTSLTRDLSAQELARQLTRDRLLALTELCIQTRRRIDQNANSTLLVTVFCAQLRAVAGY, from the coding sequence ATGATTTTTGAAGGATTTTTCGGTAACGATTCTCTGCGTCAGCAGCTTTCGCTTGCGCTGGAACAGGATCGCCTTCCTCATGCGGTGATTCTGGAGGGTCCGCCCGGCAGCGGCAAGCGCACTCTGGCGGGGATTTTGGCCAGAGCCTGCGTATGCACCGCCCAGGGTGAGCGCCCCTGCGGTGTGTGCCCGGCCTGTGTGAAGGCAAAAGCGGGGTCGCACCCCGACATTATTGTGGAGAGCGGCTCAGGCGCCGCGCGGTCGTTCCATGTGGACGCCGTACGTCGTGTTCGTTCCGACGCGTATATTAAGCCGAACGAGGCTTCGCGAAAAGTATACTGCCTGTTTGAGGCTCAAACCATGTCTGAACAGGCGCAGAACGCCTTGCTGAAAATTCTGGAAGAGCCTCCGGAGGGGATTTTGTTCCTTCTCACGTGTCCGTCTGCCTCCGCGCTACTGCCCACCATCCGCTCTCGTTCGCTGATTTTGACGTTGGAGCCGCGCGAGCAGGCCGGCGAACACCCGGAGGTTCAGGCTCTTGCCGCCCAGATTTTGCGCGAGCTCCCTCTGCCGGATGAGTCTGCGGTACTGAAAACGTGTGCACCCTTGATCCAGAACCGCGAGCTTCTGCGCCTGGTGCTTGACCGCCTGACGGTGCTGTTCCGTGACGCCGCTGTGCTGCGTGCCGGCGGAACCTCTTTAACCCGCGACCTTTCCGCGCAGGAGCTGGCCCGCCAGCTTACCCGCGATCGCCTTTTGGCGCTGACGGAGCTTTGTATCCAGACCCGCCGCCGCATAGACCAAAACGCAAACAGTACCCTGTTGGTCACGGTTTTTTGTGCGCAGCTGCGCGCCGTGGCAGGGTATTAA
- a CDS encoding PSP1 domain-containing protein — translation MAEVIGVRFKNVGKVYYFDPDGNSLKKGDMVVVETSRGVECGEVAMENRQVDDETIVQPLKKLIRIANQDDLKKLAENQIREKSAFEVCNKKIAAHKLEMKLVDVEYTFDNSKILFYFTADGRVDFRELVKDLASVFRTRIELRQIGVRDEAKMLGGLGICGRPFCCSTFLGSFQPVSIKMAKEQNLSLNPVKISGTCGRLMCCLKYEQEAYLDLLRTTPKLNAIVMTPEGRGIVVDQNLLTGVLQVRLDKAPDAAPSTYKARDVKLIKDAQLRVNKAELDQLKELEKD, via the coding sequence ATGGCCGAAGTAATTGGCGTACGATTTAAAAACGTGGGCAAAGTGTATTACTTTGACCCCGATGGAAATAGCTTGAAAAAGGGCGACATGGTCGTTGTTGAAACCTCTCGCGGGGTGGAATGCGGAGAGGTTGCCATGGAAAACCGCCAGGTAGACGATGAAACAATTGTGCAGCCGCTGAAAAAGCTGATCCGCATTGCGAATCAGGACGATTTGAAGAAACTCGCGGAAAATCAGATTCGCGAGAAGAGCGCCTTCGAGGTCTGCAACAAAAAGATTGCCGCCCACAAGCTGGAAATGAAACTCGTGGACGTGGAATACACCTTCGACAACAGCAAAATCCTGTTTTACTTTACCGCCGACGGCCGCGTGGATTTCCGTGAGCTGGTCAAAGACCTGGCTTCGGTGTTTCGCACGCGTATTGAGCTGCGCCAGATCGGCGTACGCGATGAGGCAAAGATGCTCGGCGGCCTTGGAATCTGTGGCCGGCCGTTCTGCTGCTCCACCTTTTTGGGCAGCTTTCAGCCGGTTTCCATCAAGATGGCCAAGGAGCAGAATCTTTCCCTCAACCCGGTCAAAATTTCCGGCACGTGCGGGCGACTGATGTGCTGCCTGAAGTATGAGCAGGAGGCCTACCTGGATCTGCTGCGCACCACCCCCAAGCTCAACGCCATTGTGATGACACCCGAGGGACGCGGCATTGTGGTGGATCAGAATTTATTGACCGGTGTGCTGCAGGTTCGGCTTGACAAAGCGCCGGACGCCGCGCCCTCCACCTATAAGGCCAGGGACGTAAAGCTCATTAAGGATGCTCAGCTGCGCGTGAACAAGGCAGAGCTCGACCAGCTTAAAGAGCTGGAAAAAGATTGA
- a CDS encoding DUF362 domain-containing protein: MAYVINGDCISCGACAGECPVSAITDGADKYVINPELCTECGACASVCPVGAPNPEA, translated from the coding sequence ATGGCATATGTAATTAACGGTGATTGTATTTCCTGCGGTGCTTGCGCAGGTGAGTGTCCCGTGAGCGCTATCACTGATGGTGCTGACAAGTACGTAATTAACCCCGAGCTTTGCACAGAGTGCGGCGCTTGCGCTTCCGTGTGTCCCGTAGGAGCCCCGAATCCCGAGGCTTAA